From a region of the Streptacidiphilus albus JL83 genome:
- a CDS encoding PPC domain-containing DNA-binding protein: MRASELTLGRTFGVTFEHGEDFFQALAAFCEENEVRQGYVPMFIGAFSEAEIVGTCNGLTHPEEPLWDRTRVAHVEALGGGTLAFDSDTGLVLPHIHLAAGIKGDSAAGRTSHLLSARVQFLSELLITEVAAPTMTRPRNPDLYDVPLLTFGSPTVGA, encoded by the coding sequence ATGCGCGCGAGTGAGCTGACCCTCGGCAGGACCTTCGGGGTCACCTTCGAGCACGGCGAGGACTTCTTCCAGGCGCTGGCCGCCTTCTGCGAGGAGAACGAGGTCCGCCAGGGCTACGTCCCCATGTTCATCGGCGCGTTCTCCGAAGCCGAGATCGTCGGCACCTGCAACGGGCTCACCCACCCCGAGGAGCCGCTCTGGGACCGCACCCGAGTCGCACACGTCGAAGCCCTCGGCGGCGGAACCCTCGCCTTCGACTCCGACACCGGCCTGGTCCTGCCGCACATCCACCTCGCCGCAGGCATCAAGGGGGACAGCGCTGCCGGACGCACCAGCCATCTGCTGAGCGCCCGCGTCCAGTTCCTCAGCGAGCTGCTCATCACCGAGGTCGCCGCACCGACCATGACCAGGCCCCGAAACCCCGACCTGTACGACGTCCCCCTGCTCACCTTCGGGTCGCCTACCGTCGGAGCCTGA
- a CDS encoding helix-turn-helix domain-containing protein: protein MDSNQRRRCGSCGIPLSRYNADARCGACQRGLKLAPGFWEDPQVRQALLAWDLGTVCRLVRQHTGLSQIAFARLVSCDQSEVSRLERGQRAIKDRRKLLQWAQILGFPDHLAGPLPAEVTTSSPGHANASYLPVNQMSQGTHQLMLPAGQSITATLLPTLTLPADTFRGNELHLGRSPELTAWTRMPTRALVIGSRLIDGATRYFAVDARHGGQVPPDSTGADSDRLRIPAAYELDDLTYGVLWAVAGFDAALLGDDHVLHRVLPLVAEADLDPVAEALCRRELTAGSLMLVGSQASARYILDRRPFLGEAPVFWTRERSGEEAATWLFFSHKLDYLRRTAPGRPDDGSGRAFCIPEDAVVSSPTHERVLLFLAIALMESFGIRTWITADPSYADTEGFVLMPRQRAVIASWVRAEGVSKLAQTNRTAQLRTFSDAAGHAGAHSVTAADQARERLAATADYLGLDLRWLARRCDQLSGAGTAALAQPRNRLLGLEGLDTACWFVAHQFAEQNR from the coding sequence GTGGACAGCAATCAGCGGCGGCGGTGCGGCTCCTGCGGCATTCCGCTGAGCCGGTACAACGCTGACGCCAGGTGCGGCGCGTGCCAGCGCGGACTGAAGCTCGCCCCCGGCTTCTGGGAGGACCCGCAGGTCCGCCAGGCGCTGCTGGCCTGGGACCTCGGGACCGTGTGCAGGCTCGTGCGGCAGCACACCGGACTGTCGCAGATCGCCTTCGCCCGGCTGGTCAGCTGCGACCAGTCGGAGGTCAGCCGCCTGGAACGTGGGCAGCGGGCGATCAAGGACCGGCGGAAACTGCTCCAGTGGGCGCAGATCCTGGGCTTTCCTGACCACTTAGCCGGCCCGCTGCCCGCAGAGGTGACCACGTCCTCACCCGGCCACGCCAACGCGTCCTACCTGCCGGTCAACCAGATGTCCCAAGGTACCCACCAGCTGATGCTGCCTGCGGGACAGAGCATCACCGCGACGCTGCTGCCCACGCTCACGCTGCCCGCCGACACCTTCCGGGGCAACGAACTCCACCTCGGCCGCAGCCCTGAGTTGACCGCCTGGACCAGGATGCCGACCCGGGCCCTGGTCATCGGGTCCCGCCTGATCGACGGGGCCACCCGCTACTTCGCCGTCGATGCCCGCCACGGAGGGCAGGTGCCACCGGACAGTACCGGTGCCGACTCCGACCGCCTGCGCATCCCGGCTGCCTACGAGCTCGACGACCTCACGTACGGCGTCCTGTGGGCCGTGGCCGGATTCGACGCGGCACTGCTCGGCGACGACCACGTGCTGCACCGCGTCCTGCCACTCGTGGCGGAGGCCGACCTCGACCCGGTGGCCGAAGCCCTCTGCCGCCGGGAGTTGACTGCCGGGTCACTGATGCTGGTCGGCTCGCAGGCGTCCGCCCGCTACATCCTCGACCGTCGGCCGTTCCTGGGCGAGGCACCTGTCTTCTGGACCCGGGAGCGCAGCGGTGAGGAAGCCGCGACCTGGCTGTTCTTCAGCCACAAGTTGGACTATCTGAGGCGCACTGCTCCCGGGCGTCCGGACGACGGCAGCGGACGGGCGTTCTGCATCCCCGAGGATGCCGTCGTCAGCTCTCCCACCCATGAGCGGGTGCTGCTCTTCCTGGCCATCGCCCTGATGGAGTCCTTCGGCATCAGGACCTGGATCACAGCGGATCCCAGCTACGCGGACACCGAGGGCTTCGTCCTGATGCCCCGACAGCGTGCGGTGATCGCGAGCTGGGTACGGGCCGAGGGGGTCTCCAAGCTCGCCCAGACCAACCGCACTGCACAGCTGCGCACCTTCTCCGACGCGGCCGGCCACGCCGGAGCGCACTCCGTCACCGCAGCCGACCAGGCACGCGAGCGGCTCGCCGCGACCGCCGACTACCTCGGTCTGGACCTCCGATGGCTGGCCCGACGCTGCGACCAGCTCAGCGGGGCAGGGACCGCGGCGCTCGCCCAACCCCGCAACCGTCTGCTCGGACTCGAAGGACTCGATACCGCCTGCTGGTTCGTCGCCCATCAGTTCGCGGAGCAGAACCGGTAG
- a CDS encoding asparaginase — translation MTGRTVAIFSLGGTIAMTTDPAAGGVVPALSAHDLLAAVPALTSTGIELRVHDFRRLPGASLGFEDLAALGTAITEAVDSGCDGVVVTQGTDTIEETAYLLDLLHDRDQPIVVTGAMRNQTLPGADGPANLYAAVLAAAGEELRGAGVVVVLGDEIHAARAVRKTHSTSPAAFASPSTGPLGHLYEGRVRLAGPLAGRIAVAGPINDVAVRVGLYTATLGDDGKLLAGMAEHCDGLVVAAFGVGHVPQDLVSVLDKAAAEMPVILTSRIGNGPVLQQTYSFPGSEKDLLSRGLISGGSLDPYKARLLLHVLLSQGRGTNEIAAAFATAGA, via the coding sequence GTGACTGGCAGAACAGTTGCGATCTTCTCGCTCGGCGGCACCATCGCCATGACCACCGACCCGGCAGCCGGCGGCGTCGTGCCCGCCCTGTCGGCGCACGACCTCCTGGCCGCTGTCCCCGCACTCACGTCGACCGGTATCGAACTGCGGGTCCATGACTTCCGACGCCTGCCAGGAGCGTCGCTCGGATTCGAGGACCTGGCCGCGTTGGGCACAGCCATCACCGAGGCCGTGGACAGCGGCTGCGACGGGGTCGTCGTGACCCAGGGCACCGACACCATCGAGGAGACGGCCTACCTGCTGGACCTCCTCCACGACCGCGACCAGCCGATCGTCGTCACCGGCGCCATGCGCAACCAGACCCTGCCGGGGGCGGACGGTCCCGCGAACCTCTATGCGGCCGTCCTCGCCGCCGCCGGCGAGGAACTGCGCGGGGCGGGGGTCGTGGTCGTTCTCGGCGACGAAATCCACGCCGCCCGGGCCGTGCGCAAGACGCACAGCACCAGTCCGGCTGCGTTCGCTTCGCCCAGCACCGGACCACTCGGGCACCTCTACGAAGGCCGAGTCCGACTCGCCGGCCCTCTGGCGGGCCGCATCGCTGTTGCTGGACCGATCAACGATGTCGCCGTCCGGGTGGGCCTGTACACCGCGACCCTGGGCGACGACGGGAAGCTTCTGGCGGGCATGGCGGAGCACTGCGACGGGCTCGTCGTGGCCGCCTTCGGTGTCGGCCACGTCCCCCAGGACCTCGTCTCCGTCCTGGACAAGGCCGCCGCCGAAATGCCGGTCATCCTCACCAGCCGAATCGGCAACGGACCGGTCCTGCAACAGACCTACAGCTTCCCCGGCTCAGAGAAGGACCTCCTGTCCAGGGGGCTCATCAGCGGGGGATCCCTGGACCCCTACAAGGCACGGCTGCTGCTTCACGTCCTTCTCTCCCAGGGCCGAGGAACGAACGAGATCGCCGCCGCCTTCGCCACCGCAGGCGCGTGA